From the Gouania willdenowi chromosome 19, fGouWil2.1, whole genome shotgun sequence genome, one window contains:
- the LOC114481471 gene encoding zinc finger protein 616-like, with the protein MSLQGSEDCCAVRGCGTKLKVWLDPEECSEHSVGIKRENRCWNRFYHLPSDEQARRAWLQNLNLNDTDTKLHVCSVHFVDHKPTQENPYPTLRLDCDRPSVDRGGVHDTDSRLSTSPVLPEDVQKLVVVKEEVPCEWSSNQASDVRVKEELEEVSTNHEKEELHRVNKVRIKRFPPSDGRWTSVGHREVEHPTSSSGRTAKERKRSTNIDGEDSFSSEVEANNDNDAWLEHSSESEAGGENSWSSESDFDHERLAERLPKNAKQNLAELKFSCNICRERFPGLMSLENHVRIHTGEQQTFSGSDASKERLRGNSSEKRFECYFCTNKYTRQGDLIRHIRVHTGEKPYDCEVCGKKFSHKTLLRTHMRIHTGEKPFECNVCGKKFSQRANFITHKRVHTGEKPFKCSFCGKCFNRGTRFKIHLRVHTGEKPYDCDVCGAQFKERGNLKMHMRVHTGEKPFTCNVCSKKFTRQGNLKRHLKIHNSTEKE; encoded by the exons ATGTCTCTCCAAGGGTCGGAGGACTGCTGCGCGGTCCGAGGTTGCGGTACAAAGCTGAAAGTGTGGCTGGACCCTGAGGAGTGCAGTGAACACTCGGTCGGAATAAAAAGGGAGAACCGCTGCTGGAACCGTTTCTACCACCTGCCCAGCGACGAGCAGGCCCGGAGAGCCTGGCTCCAGAACCTGAACCTCAACGACACCGATACCAAACTCCACGTCTGCTCCGTTCACTTCGTTGACCACAAACCCACGCAGGAGAACCCGTATCCGACCCTGAGGTTAGACTGTGACAGACCGTCAGTGGACAGAGGGGGGGTCCACGACACTGACAGCAGGCTCAGCACCTCACCAG TGCTGCCTGAGGACGTCCAGAAGCTGGTCGTGGTTAAAGAAGAGGTTCCCTGTGAATGGAGCTCCAATCAGGCTTCAGATGTGCGTGTAAAGGAGGAGCTAGAGGAGGTGTCGACCAATCACGAGAAGGAGGAGCTTCATAGAGTGAACAAGGTCAGAATTAAAAGGTTTCCACCATCTGACGGTCGTTGGACGAGTGTCGGCCACAGAGAGGTGGAGCATCCAACCAGCAGCTCGGGAAGAACTGCAAAGGAGCGAAAAAGATCTACGAACATTGATGGAGAGGATTCGTTCTCCTCTGAGGTGGAGGCGAACAACGACAACGACGCGTGGCTGGAACATTCGTCTGAGTCTGAAGCTGGAGGTGAGAATAGTTGGAGTTCAGAGTCCGACTTTGACCATGAAAGATTAGCAGAAAGACTTCCAAAGAACGCCAAACAGAACCTGGCTGAGCTAAAGTTCAGTTGTAACATTTGTCGTGAAAGATTTCCAGGACTGATGAGTTTAGAAAACCACGTGAGGATCCACACGGGAGAACAACAAACGTTCAGCGGCTCCGACGCGTCCAAGGAGCGACTGCGAGGAAACAGCTCCGAGAAACGCTTCGAGTGTTATTTCTGCACCAACAAATACACGCGTCAAGGAGACCTGATCCGACACATCCGGGTCCACACGGGGGAGAAGCCGTACGACTGCGAGGTGTGCGGGAAGAAGTTCAGCCACAAGACGCTGCTCAGGACACACATGAGGATCCACACGGGGGAAAAACCCTTCGAGTGCAATGTGTGCGGGAAAAAGTTCAGCCAGAGGGCGAATTTCATAACTCACAAGAGGGTTCACACGGGGGAGAAACCATTTAAGTGCAGCTTCTGCGGGAAGTGCTTCAACCGCGGCACGCGATTTAAGATCCACCTGCGAGTGCACACGGGAGAAAAACCGTACGACTGTGACGTGTGCGGCGCTCAGTTCAAAGAGAGGGGGAACCTGAAGATGCACATGAGGGTCCACACGGGGGAGAAACCGTTCACGTGCAACGTGTGCAGTAAAAAGTTCACGCGACAGGGAAACTTAAAGAGACACCTGAAAATCCACAACAGCACTGAGAAGGAATAG